A genomic segment from Gaiellales bacterium encodes:
- a CDS encoding MFS transporter, whose translation MCFALFMVMLDNTVVNIALPAIKDSFGASISGLSWTVNAYTLVFGVLLVSGGRLGDVFGRKRMFLAGLVVFTLGSIGAGLSGSIGELVFFRGIQGVGAAFLMPGSLSIITNTFRGAELGRALGLWAGISGLALGMGPVVGGLLVEKAGWEWIFFLNVPVALIAVPLTMYVVRESRDESAIRRIDWLGIATLSIGLGGLVLGLVQANDYGWTSTRILAEFAIGIVGLVAFIVLQLRGRDPMLDMAFFRNRTFNAGNVVAFLVTFSMFATFFFITLYMQNIEHLSPLQTGVRFLPMTILIIATAPIAGRLSDRYGSRWLLTGGMTLIAASLFLESQISDTSGYLTLLPAFLVGGVGMGMTMSPMTAAVMSSVDRTKAGAASGVLSMTRMVGGVFGVASLTALFEHLASGRAAAGHAPSDVFIFSLSHSLRYSAAIALVGAVVAAAFIRSHRREDSAVPAEDAAMAEAA comes from the coding sequence ATGTGCTTCGCGCTCTTCATGGTCATGCTCGACAACACCGTCGTGAACATCGCGCTCCCGGCCATCAAGGACAGCTTCGGCGCCTCGATCTCGGGGCTCTCGTGGACGGTCAACGCCTACACGCTCGTGTTCGGCGTGCTGCTCGTGTCGGGCGGCCGCCTGGGCGACGTGTTCGGGCGCAAGCGCATGTTCCTGGCCGGGCTCGTGGTCTTCACGCTGGGCTCCATCGGCGCCGGCCTCTCCGGCTCGATCGGCGAGCTGGTCTTCTTCCGCGGCATCCAGGGCGTCGGCGCGGCGTTCCTGATGCCGGGATCGCTCTCGATCATCACGAACACGTTCCGCGGCGCCGAGCTCGGGCGGGCGCTCGGCCTGTGGGCCGGCATCTCCGGCCTCGCGCTGGGCATGGGCCCGGTCGTGGGCGGCCTGCTGGTCGAGAAGGCCGGCTGGGAGTGGATCTTCTTCCTGAACGTGCCCGTCGCGCTGATCGCGGTGCCTCTCACGATGTACGTCGTGCGCGAGTCGCGTGACGAGAGCGCCATCCGCCGCATCGACTGGCTGGGCATCGCCACGCTCTCGATCGGCCTCGGCGGCCTCGTCCTCGGCCTGGTGCAGGCCAACGACTACGGCTGGACGTCGACCCGGATCCTGGCCGAGTTCGCGATCGGCATCGTCGGCCTGGTGGCGTTCATCGTGCTCCAGCTGCGCGGCCGCGATCCGATGCTCGACATGGCGTTCTTCCGCAACCGCACGTTCAACGCCGGCAACGTGGTGGCGTTCCTGGTCACGTTCTCGATGTTCGCGACCTTCTTCTTCATCACGCTCTACATGCAGAACATCGAGCACCTGTCGCCGCTGCAGACCGGCGTGCGCTTCCTGCCGATGACGATCCTGATCATCGCGACGGCGCCGATCGCCGGGCGGCTCTCCGACCGGTACGGCTCGCGCTGGCTGCTGACGGGCGGGATGACGCTGATCGCGGCGTCGCTCTTCCTCGAGTCGCAGATCTCGGACACGAGCGGCTATCTGACCCTGCTGCCCGCCTTCCTGGTCGGCGGCGTCGGGATGGGCATGACGATGTCGCCGATGACGGCGGCCGTGATGAGCTCCGTCGACCGCACCAAGGCCGGCGCGGCCTCGGGCGTGCTGTCGATGACGCGGATGGTCGGCGGCGTCTTCGGCGTCGCCTCGCTGACGGCGCTCTTCGAGCACCTGGCCAGCGGCCGCGCGGCGGCCGGCCACGCTCCGTCCGACGTGTTCATCTTCTCGCTGAGCCACAGCCTCCGCTACTCGGCGGCCATCGCCCTCGTGGGCGCAGTCGTCGCCGCGGCGTTCATCCGCAGCCACCGCCGTGAGGACTCGGCGGTGCCCGCCGAGGATGCCGCCATGGCCGAGGCGGCCTAG
- a CDS encoding MarR family transcriptional regulator: protein MSTRTMSKKAGLAAEVGQLLYDIGAQAKRATRPLVEEQGVTMPQALALHMLHGAGDRLTARDLGRECHMLASTITGVIDRLESAGHVRRERDQRDRRVVWISLTDAGRQLVDRLPTFSEQMGQLLGTLPAKELEQMRESLRRVLQAAERGAA from the coding sequence ATGTCTACGCGAACGATGTCGAAGAAGGCCGGACTGGCCGCGGAGGTCGGGCAGCTCCTGTACGACATCGGCGCCCAGGCCAAGCGGGCGACCCGCCCGCTCGTCGAGGAGCAGGGCGTGACCATGCCGCAGGCGCTCGCGCTGCACATGCTGCACGGGGCCGGCGACCGGCTCACGGCCCGCGACCTCGGCCGTGAGTGCCACATGCTCGCGTCGACGATCACCGGCGTCATCGACCGGCTCGAGAGCGCCGGCCACGTCCGCCGCGAGCGCGACCAGCGCGACCGTCGGGTCGTGTGGATCAGCCTCACCGACGCCGGCCGCCAACTGGTCGACCGGCTCCCGACCTTCTCGGAGCAGATGGGGCAGCTGCTCGGCACGCTCCCCGCGAAGGAGCTCGAACAGATGCGCGAGTCGCTCCGGCGGGTGCTCCAGGCGGCGGAACGAGGCGCCGCCTGA
- a CDS encoding carboxylate-amine ligase, producing the protein MAESRGEGTGKGATRSSVLDHRFGSGPPLTVGVEEEYMLLDPAGFDLVSGVEELLAEVVDTEMADRLKPELMQCVLESGTCVCADIPEATADLRLIRQYVASHARSHNMRLGAAGTHPFSLFENQKITARDRYRALVEMLQYVARRELVFGMHVHVAVPSPEACLAVMEGVLIELPVLLALSANSPFWRGDHTGLASSRAMIFSAFPRSGLPPRFANYQDYAEAVGFMEATGAIGDYTHLWWDVRPHPRFGTIEVRVMDCQTRLEDTIALAAYVQCLVKLLLDRYEQGQVLSYHRMLLSENKWLALRYGLDAPLMDLAAGKRVKMAARTLARRRIRELRPISRDLGCADELARIDWILEHGNGADRQRQVWNANRDIAEVAEEIAVAAERV; encoded by the coding sequence ATGGCTGAGTCGCGAGGGGAGGGGACCGGCAAGGGGGCCACTCGGTCGAGCGTGCTCGACCACCGCTTCGGCTCGGGGCCGCCGCTGACCGTCGGGGTGGAGGAGGAGTACATGCTCCTCGACCCGGCCGGGTTCGACCTCGTGTCCGGTGTCGAGGAGCTGCTGGCCGAGGTGGTCGACACCGAGATGGCCGACCGGCTGAAGCCCGAGCTGATGCAGTGCGTGCTCGAGTCGGGCACCTGCGTCTGCGCCGACATCCCCGAGGCGACGGCCGACCTGCGCCTGATCCGCCAGTACGTCGCCAGCCACGCGCGATCCCACAACATGCGCCTCGGCGCGGCCGGGACGCACCCCTTCTCGCTGTTCGAGAACCAGAAGATCACCGCCCGCGACCGCTACCGGGCGCTCGTCGAGATGCTGCAGTACGTCGCCCGCCGCGAGCTCGTGTTCGGCATGCACGTCCATGTCGCCGTCCCCTCTCCGGAGGCGTGCCTGGCGGTGATGGAGGGCGTGCTGATCGAGCTTCCGGTCCTGCTCGCGCTGTCGGCGAACTCGCCGTTCTGGCGGGGCGACCACACCGGCCTCGCCTCGAGCCGGGCGATGATCTTCTCGGCGTTCCCCCGCAGCGGCCTGCCGCCGCGCTTCGCCAACTACCAGGATTACGCCGAGGCGGTGGGCTTCATGGAGGCGACGGGGGCGATCGGCGACTACACCCACCTGTGGTGGGACGTGCGCCCGCATCCGCGCTTCGGCACGATCGAGGTGCGGGTGATGGACTGCCAGACGCGGCTCGAGGACACGATCGCGCTGGCCGCATACGTGCAGTGCCTGGTGAAGCTCCTGCTCGACCGCTACGAGCAGGGCCAGGTGCTCTCCTACCACCGCATGCTCCTGTCGGAGAACAAGTGGCTCGCCCTGCGCTACGGCCTGGACGCGCCGCTGATGGACCTCGCCGCCGGCAAGCGGGTGAAGATGGCCGCGCGCACGCTCGCCCGCCGCCGGATCCGCGAGCTGCGGCCGATCTCGCGTGACCTGGGGTGCGCCGACGAGCTGGCCCGGATCGACTGGATCCTGGAGCACGGCAACGGCGCCGATCGCCAGCGCCAGGTGTGGAACGCGAACCGTGACATCGCCGAGGTGGCCGAGGAGATCGCCGTGGCCGCCGAGCGCGTCTAG
- a CDS encoding anion permease — protein sequence MLGLVILTVATALVFNFTNGFHDTANAMATTIATEALPPRRAVALAALLNLIGAFLSVAVAATIASGIVDQGMITVPVIFAGLIGAIVWNVLTWYAGIPSSSSHALVGGVIGSVLVAEGTAGVLWSGLASKVIVPALVAPFVCGLAALVATRVAYRSTRRRSEASVARGFRLSQILSSSLVALAHGTNDAQKTMGVIVLTLVAGGRLAPGSGVPTWVIVTCAVAVALGTFSGGWRVIRTLGTKVTPVAPPQGFSAETASATTILASSFFGFSLSTTQVVSGGVIGTGLARRDGIVHWLVVRRMVVAWGLTVPAAGLIGASAEEMVAAFSSATTGVIAVSIITAVVLAVIFRMAHRTNVTAENVLDEVEVPVAGEALAPVVVTP from the coding sequence GTGCTCGGGCTCGTGATCCTGACGGTGGCCACGGCGTTGGTGTTCAACTTCACCAACGGGTTCCATGACACGGCGAACGCGATGGCGACCACGATCGCGACGGAGGCGCTCCCGCCCCGCCGTGCGGTGGCACTCGCCGCCCTGCTGAACCTGATCGGCGCATTCCTGTCGGTGGCGGTCGCCGCGACGATCGCGAGCGGGATCGTCGATCAGGGCATGATCACGGTCCCGGTGATCTTCGCGGGCCTCATCGGGGCGATCGTGTGGAACGTGCTCACGTGGTACGCCGGGATTCCCTCGTCGTCGTCGCACGCGCTGGTGGGCGGTGTGATCGGATCGGTCCTGGTGGCCGAGGGCACCGCGGGCGTCCTCTGGAGCGGGCTCGCGTCGAAGGTGATCGTCCCGGCATTGGTGGCGCCGTTCGTCTGTGGCCTGGCCGCACTGGTTGCCACCCGTGTGGCGTACCGCTCGACGCGGCGGCGGAGCGAGGCGAGCGTGGCGCGGGGGTTCCGTCTCAGCCAGATCCTGTCCAGCTCGCTGGTCGCACTGGCGCACGGCACCAACGACGCGCAGAAGACGATGGGCGTCATCGTGCTCACCCTGGTGGCCGGAGGGCGCCTCGCACCGGGATCCGGAGTTCCCACCTGGGTGATCGTGACCTGCGCGGTGGCGGTTGCGCTCGGAACGTTCTCCGGTGGTTGGCGCGTCATCCGCACTCTGGGGACGAAGGTCACACCCGTCGCGCCGCCCCAGGGATTCTCGGCGGAGACGGCGAGCGCCACGACGATCCTCGCGTCGAGCTTCTTCGGGTTCTCGTTGTCGACCACCCAGGTCGTCTCGGGCGGCGTCATCGGCACGGGCCTCGCCCGCCGCGACGGCATCGTCCACTGGCTGGTCGTCCGGCGCATGGTGGTCGCCTGGGGCCTCACCGTTCCCGCCGCCGGCCTCATCGGCGCATCGGCCGAGGAGATGGTGGCGGCGTTCTCGAGCGCGACCACCGGGGTCATCGCCGTGTCCATCATCACGGCGGTGGTGCTGGCTGTCATCTTCCGCATGGCCCATCGCACCAACGTCACCGCCGAAAACGTCCTCGACGAAGTGGAAGTCCCGGTGGCCGGCGAGGCACTTGCGCCGGTCGTCGTCACCCCATGA
- a CDS encoding sodium:proton antiporter encodes MQWALVLVSLALLGVAAVSRRLVGTPVTPAILFVGFGLLVGPSGLGGIDLSSSDSAVRVLAEATLAMVLFCDAARVDLGQLRRAVGVPLRLLGVGLPLTILFGAAAAAVLFGRLTAGEALILGIVLAPTDAALGQAVVTEPRVPQRIRQGLNVESGLNDGICVPLLFAAVALADLESDISGGRGAGTLVLEEIGYGVIGGAVAGVGIALLIRTAGRRGLIDTQWFPVIPAAGAGLAYGIASATGGSGFIAAFVAGAAFRLALGRDPERLNRLTEEVGDVLNGVTFILFGAILLGPVLTALSWQLVVYAALSLTLVRMIPVAISMWGTHAGRPTLGFLGWFGPRGLASIVFAVIVVEESHLPHEHLIVDAVYLTVGLSVLAHGLTASPFAGRYAAWYESHPEEQRPAMESAATDLTRPRGALREAS; translated from the coding sequence GTGCAATGGGCGCTCGTCCTGGTCTCGCTTGCCCTGCTCGGCGTCGCCGCCGTCTCGCGGAGGCTGGTGGGGACGCCGGTCACTCCGGCGATCCTGTTCGTCGGCTTCGGCCTGTTGGTCGGGCCGTCCGGCCTCGGCGGGATCGACCTCTCGAGCAGCGATTCGGCCGTGCGCGTGCTGGCGGAGGCCACCCTGGCGATGGTCTTGTTCTGCGACGCGGCGCGGGTCGACCTCGGCCAGCTGCGCCGCGCGGTCGGGGTGCCGCTGCGGCTGCTGGGCGTCGGGCTGCCCCTGACGATCCTGTTCGGCGCGGCGGCCGCGGCGGTGCTCTTCGGCCGCCTGACCGCCGGCGAGGCGCTGATCCTCGGCATCGTGCTGGCGCCGACCGACGCCGCGCTGGGGCAGGCGGTCGTCACCGAGCCGCGCGTGCCGCAACGGATCCGCCAGGGGCTGAACGTCGAGAGCGGCCTGAACGACGGCATCTGCGTGCCGCTCCTGTTCGCCGCCGTCGCCCTGGCCGATCTCGAGTCCGACATCTCCGGCGGCCGCGGCGCCGGGACGCTCGTGCTCGAGGAGATCGGCTACGGCGTGATCGGCGGTGCCGTCGCCGGGGTCGGGATCGCCCTGCTCATACGCACCGCGGGGAGACGGGGTCTGATCGACACCCAGTGGTTTCCGGTCATCCCGGCCGCCGGTGCGGGGCTCGCCTACGGGATCGCGAGCGCGACGGGGGGATCGGGCTTCATCGCCGCGTTCGTCGCGGGCGCCGCATTCCGCCTCGCGCTCGGTCGCGACCCGGAGCGGCTGAACCGGCTCACCGAGGAGGTGGGCGACGTCCTGAACGGCGTCACCTTCATCCTGTTCGGCGCGATCCTGCTCGGTCCGGTCCTCACCGCCCTGAGCTGGCAGCTGGTCGTCTACGCGGCCCTCAGCCTCACGCTCGTGCGCATGATCCCCGTCGCGATCTCGATGTGGGGCACGCACGCCGGGCGTCCGACGCTGGGCTTCCTCGGCTGGTTCGGCCCCCGCGGCCTGGCATCGATCGTGTTCGCCGTCATCGTGGTCGAGGAGTCGCATCTGCCGCACGAGCACCTGATCGTCGACGCCGTGTACCTCACCGTCGGCCTCTCCGTGCTCGCACACGGCCTCACGGCGAGCCCGTTCGCCGGCCGCTACGCCGCCTGGTACGAGTCGCATCCCGAGGAGCAGCGCCCGGCCATGGAGAGTGCCGCCACCGACCTCACCCGTCCCCGCGGCGCCCTGCGCGAGGCTTCCTAG
- a CDS encoding phosphatase PAP2 family protein, with amino-acid sequence MRVALPHRLGSLLPRGPLDLVRQIAIVSLFDIAYELSRVVATGDRGAAFAHAHSVVDTERSLGIFRELSVQRFALHAPGIVLDVANWTYFNAQFTVTFAFLLWAYLRHTDRYTTIRNTVIAADAIGLIGYLGYPTAPPRMLPRLGFTDTLNQAAVNHHSGAIASLANPYAAMPSLHTAYALIFGVSGVVLARRWWVRGMWALYPGLVVFSIIATANHFVLDAVAGAAVAALAGTLTMVVLPRVTRTGRPRTAPTLRPDRACA; translated from the coding sequence ATGCGCGTCGCACTCCCACACCGACTGGGCTCGCTGCTCCCCCGCGGCCCACTGGACCTCGTGCGCCAGATCGCGATCGTCTCGCTCTTCGACATCGCCTACGAGCTGTCGCGGGTCGTCGCGACGGGCGACCGCGGCGCCGCGTTCGCCCACGCCCACAGCGTCGTCGACACCGAGCGGTCGCTCGGCATCTTCCGCGAGCTCTCGGTGCAGCGGTTCGCGCTCCACGCGCCCGGGATCGTGCTCGACGTCGCCAACTGGACGTACTTCAACGCCCAGTTCACCGTCACGTTCGCGTTCCTGCTCTGGGCCTACCTGCGCCACACCGACCGGTACACGACGATCCGCAACACGGTCATCGCGGCCGATGCGATCGGGCTGATCGGCTATCTCGGCTACCCGACGGCGCCGCCGCGGATGCTGCCGCGGCTCGGGTTCACCGACACGCTCAACCAGGCCGCCGTGAACCACCACTCCGGTGCGATCGCCTCGCTCGCGAACCCCTACGCGGCGATGCCGAGCCTGCACACGGCCTATGCGCTGATCTTCGGCGTCTCCGGCGTCGTCCTCGCCCGGCGCTGGTGGGTCCGCGGCATGTGGGCGCTCTACCCGGGCCTCGTCGTCTTCTCGATCATCGCGACCGCGAACCACTTCGTGCTCGACGCGGTCGCAGGCGCGGCCGTGGCCGCCCTCGCCGGCACGCTCACGATGGTCGTGCTCCCGCGGGTGACCCGGACGGGCCGGCCGCGGACCGCGCCGACGCTTCGGCCCGACCGCGCGTGCGCCTGA
- a CDS encoding GFA family protein has translation MSETLTGACLCGKIEYEVSDPEALGYCHCTRCQRWTGSSLAGVVVAKENFRFTKGEELVSRYESEFAPRHFCSNCGSSLYDDLGEKYFVAAGLMRELDMEPAFHLQVAYKADWMEIGGNAPQYAEGA, from the coding sequence ATGAGTGAGACGCTCACGGGAGCCTGCCTCTGCGGCAAGATCGAGTACGAGGTCTCGGATCCGGAAGCCCTCGGCTATTGCCACTGCACCCGCTGCCAGCGCTGGACCGGCTCGAGCCTCGCCGGTGTGGTCGTCGCGAAGGAGAACTTCCGCTTCACGAAGGGCGAGGAGCTCGTCAGCCGCTACGAGAGCGAGTTCGCCCCGCGGCACTTCTGCAGCAACTGCGGCTCGAGCCTCTACGACGACCTCGGCGAGAAGTACTTCGTCGCCGCCGGCCTGATGCGCGAGCTCGACATGGAGCCGGCGTTCCACCTCCAGGTCGCCTACAAGGCCGACTGGATGGAGATCGGGGGGAACGCGCCGCAGTACGCCGAGGGGGCCTAG
- a CDS encoding sigma-70 family RNA polymerase sigma factor: MEPARATAASAPLDPDSRAWVRGLSLPSGQRDMDVARLHAFLLRAVRFELGRRRAALRDVPGAELDDMAMQAADDALLAVMRKLPTFRGDSRFTTWAAKFAILEASVKARRRAWQHREITLEPEAWTRLAPAVAAADPDDAERLRAIAAAIREVLSPHQREILVAIALNDVPIDVLADRLQTTRGAIYKTLHDARRNLRAHLAREVEP, translated from the coding sequence GTGGAGCCGGCCCGCGCAACGGCGGCGTCCGCGCCGCTCGACCCGGACTCGCGCGCGTGGGTGCGCGGGCTCAGCCTCCCGAGCGGCCAGCGCGACATGGACGTGGCTCGGCTCCATGCGTTCCTGCTGCGTGCCGTCCGCTTCGAGCTCGGCCGCCGCCGCGCGGCGCTCCGCGACGTCCCGGGGGCGGAGCTCGACGACATGGCGATGCAGGCCGCCGACGACGCGCTCCTGGCGGTCATGCGCAAGCTGCCGACGTTCCGGGGCGACAGCCGCTTCACCACCTGGGCGGCGAAGTTCGCGATCCTCGAGGCGTCCGTGAAGGCCCGCCGGCGGGCCTGGCAGCACCGCGAGATCACGCTCGAGCCCGAGGCCTGGACGCGGCTGGCGCCGGCCGTTGCGGCTGCCGACCCCGACGACGCGGAGCGGCTGCGGGCGATCGCTGCCGCGATCCGCGAAGTCCTCAGCCCGCACCAGCGCGAGATCCTGGTCGCGATCGCCCTGAACGACGTGCCCATCGACGTCCTCGCCGACCGCCTCCAGACCACGCGCGGCGCGATCTACAAGACCCTCCACGACGCCCGCCGCAACCTGCGTGCCCACCTCGCCCGGGAGGTCGAGCCATGA
- a CDS encoding universal stress protein, translating into MFLNILVAVDGSAHADRALEEALDLARVQRSRITLMSVASRTAWRFMAGPYTGLLPTQDDANREAEATLRAAAARLDDDMPVTTVVGQGAAAAAIIRRAAEGAHDLIVMGSRGRGGAAAALLGSVSHSVLNHSPVPVLIVHADDAASSRRGPMDYAPGPDAG; encoded by the coding sequence GTGTTCCTGAACATCCTCGTCGCGGTCGACGGATCCGCGCACGCCGACCGGGCGCTCGAGGAGGCCCTGGACCTGGCCCGGGTGCAGCGCTCGCGGATCACGCTGATGAGCGTCGCGTCCCGCACCGCCTGGCGGTTCATGGCCGGCCCGTACACCGGCCTCCTCCCCACCCAGGACGACGCGAACCGCGAGGCCGAGGCGACGCTGCGCGCGGCGGCGGCGCGGCTCGACGACGACATGCCGGTGACGACGGTCGTCGGCCAGGGCGCGGCGGCCGCCGCGATCATCAGGCGAGCCGCCGAGGGCGCCCACGACCTGATCGTGATGGGCTCGCGCGGCCGCGGCGGGGCGGCGGCCGCGCTGCTCGGGAGCGTCAGCCACAGCGTGCTCAACCACAGCCCGGTGCCCGTCCTGATCGTGCACGCCGACGACGCCGCGAGCAGCCGCCGCGGGCCGATGGACTACGCCCCGGGGCCCGACGCCGGGTAG
- a CDS encoding ATP-dependent 6-phosphofructokinase encodes MRIGLLTGGGDCPGLNAVIRAVARTALERGDDVVGVLHGWRGMVEGQMRPLSAQDVTGLLPRGGTILRTSRTNPFETDGGVERVLENFGRMDALVAIGGEDTLGVAARLHAEHDAPIVGVPKTIDNDLSGTDYTFGFDTAVTIATEAIDRLHSTAESHDRVMVCEVMGRHTGWIAVMAGMAGGADVILIPELPMTVEHCCELIRNRHAKGKDFSIVVVSEGYELTYASGASRTVASADVDAFGHARLGGVGAALASEIESRTGFETRVTTLGHIQRGGSPTARDRVLATRFGLRAAELVQRGDWGMMAALHGDDIVAVPLAEAVADLKVVPRELYDRAAAFFG; translated from the coding sequence ATGCGCATCGGCTTGCTGACCGGTGGCGGCGACTGTCCCGGGCTGAACGCGGTGATCCGGGCGGTGGCGCGGACCGCCCTCGAACGGGGGGACGACGTGGTCGGCGTCCTCCACGGCTGGCGGGGGATGGTCGAGGGACAGATGCGGCCGCTCTCGGCCCAGGACGTGACCGGCCTCCTGCCCCGCGGCGGCACGATCCTGCGCACGTCGCGCACGAACCCGTTCGAGACCGACGGGGGCGTCGAGCGCGTCCTCGAGAACTTCGGGCGGATGGACGCCCTCGTGGCGATCGGCGGCGAGGACACCCTGGGCGTGGCCGCGCGCCTGCACGCCGAGCACGACGCGCCGATCGTCGGCGTGCCCAAGACGATCGACAACGACCTGAGCGGCACCGACTACACGTTCGGCTTCGACACGGCGGTCACCATCGCCACGGAGGCGATCGACCGCCTGCACTCGACGGCCGAGTCGCATGACCGGGTGATGGTGTGCGAGGTGATGGGCCGCCACACCGGCTGGATCGCCGTGATGGCGGGGATGGCGGGCGGCGCCGACGTGATCCTCATCCCGGAGCTGCCGATGACGGTCGAGCACTGCTGCGAGCTCATCCGCAACCGCCACGCCAAGGGCAAGGACTTCTCGATCGTCGTCGTCAGCGAGGGCTACGAGCTCACCTACGCGAGCGGCGCGTCGCGGACGGTCGCCTCCGCCGACGTCGACGCGTTCGGGCACGCCCGGCTGGGCGGCGTCGGTGCGGCGCTCGCGTCCGAGATCGAGAGCCGCACCGGCTTCGAGACGCGGGTGACGACGCTCGGCCACATCCAGCGCGGCGGGTCGCCGACGGCGCGCGACCGCGTTCTCGCGACCCGGTTCGGGCTGCGGGCGGCCGAGCTCGTTCAGCGCGGCGACTGGGGCATGATGGCGGCCCTGCACGGCGACGACATCGTGGCGGTACCGCTGGCCGAGGCCGTCGCCGACCTGAAGGTCGTCCCCCGCGAGCTCTACGACCGCGCCGCCGCGTTCTTCGGCTAG
- the era gene encoding GTPase Era — protein sequence MTDEVHRSGLVALAGRPNVGKSTLVNRMVGEHVAAVSAKPQTTRRRAIGVVHRPGSQLVMVDLPGFQKPFDRLTERMQRSVNETLADADATLLVLDARTPIGAGDRFIAARVLASGAPPCVIAVNKTDGLGADQVIPALAAAAALGEPHAVHPISARTGEGTDELLADLLGLLPEGPAWFPEGMTTDQPLEQRIAELVRERALELTRDEVPHAVAVLVESIVPRRDRTVVEAKLICETASQKAILIGRGGAMVKRIGSEARPAVEAAVGGPVFLELSVKVRPRWRRDAAELDRLGV from the coding sequence GTGACCGACGAGGTGCACCGGTCCGGCCTGGTGGCGCTGGCCGGGCGGCCGAACGTCGGCAAGTCGACGCTCGTGAACCGCATGGTCGGCGAGCACGTCGCCGCCGTCTCGGCCAAGCCGCAGACGACCCGGCGGCGCGCGATCGGCGTCGTTCACCGTCCGGGCAGCCAACTCGTCATGGTCGACCTGCCCGGCTTCCAGAAGCCGTTCGACCGCCTCACCGAGCGGATGCAGCGCTCGGTGAACGAGACCCTCGCCGACGCTGACGCGACGCTGCTCGTGCTCGACGCCCGCACGCCGATCGGCGCGGGCGACCGCTTCATCGCCGCCCGGGTGCTGGCGAGCGGGGCGCCGCCGTGCGTGATCGCCGTGAACAAGACCGACGGCCTCGGCGCCGACCAGGTGATCCCGGCTCTCGCGGCGGCCGCCGCGCTCGGCGAGCCGCACGCCGTGCATCCGATCAGCGCGCGCACGGGGGAGGGGACGGACGAGCTCCTCGCCGACCTGCTCGGGCTGCTGCCCGAGGGCCCGGCCTGGTTCCCGGAAGGGATGACCACCGACCAGCCGCTCGAGCAGCGGATCGCCGAGCTCGTCCGCGAGCGGGCGCTCGAGCTGACCCGCGACGAGGTGCCGCACGCCGTGGCAGTGCTGGTCGAGTCGATCGTGCCGCGCCGCGACCGCACCGTCGTCGAGGCGAAGCTGATCTGCGAGACCGCGTCGCAGAAGGCGATCCTGATCGGCCGCGGCGGCGCGATGGTGAAGCGGATCGGAAGCGAGGCCCGGCCGGCGGTGGAGGCGGCGGTGGGCGGTCCTGTCTTCCTCGAGCTGTCCGTCAAGGTGCGCCCGCGCTGGCGCCGCGACGCCGCCGAGCTCGACCGGCTCGGGGTATGA
- the cdd gene encoding cytidine deaminase, producing MRAPTAAELELYALAEAAIGNAYAPYSRFPVSAALQPAGGAEPVIGVNVENASYGVTMCAERSALFAAVAVGIRRFETVAVHAEATSCPPCGACRQALAEFAPDITVVYRRGGEVVAAAFDELLPERFEL from the coding sequence ATGCGCGCCCCGACCGCTGCCGAGCTCGAGCTGTACGCCCTCGCCGAGGCGGCGATTGGCAACGCATACGCCCCGTATTCGCGCTTCCCCGTCAGCGCCGCGCTGCAGCCCGCGGGCGGCGCCGAGCCGGTCATCGGCGTCAACGTCGAGAACGCCTCGTACGGCGTGACGATGTGCGCCGAGCGGAGCGCCCTCTTCGCCGCCGTCGCGGTGGGCATCCGCCGGTTCGAGACCGTCGCGGTGCACGCGGAGGCGACGTCGTGCCCGCCCTGCGGCGCGTGCCGCCAGGCGCTGGCCGAGTTCGCGCCGGACATCACCGTCGTCTACCGGCGTGGCGGCGAGGTCGTCGCAGCCGCCTTCGACGAGCTGCTGCCCGAGCGGTTCGAGCTGTGA